The following proteins are encoded in a genomic region of Corythoichthys intestinalis isolate RoL2023-P3 chromosome 5, ASM3026506v1, whole genome shotgun sequence:
- the dnm1l gene encoding dynamin-1-like protein isoform X3 produces the protein MEALIPVINKLQDVFNTVGADIIQLPQIVVVGTQSSGKSSVLESLVGRDVLPRGTGIVTRRPLIFQLVHVDPEDRRKTNEENGIDGEEWGKFLHTKNKIYTNFEEIRQEIEAETERISGMNKGISDEPIHLKVFSPNVVNLTLVDLPGITKVPVGDQPKDIEIQIRELIVKYISNPNSIILAVTAANTDMATSEALKVAREVDPDGRRTLAVVTKLDLMDAGTDAMDILMGRVIPVKLGIIGVVNRSQLDINQKKSVADAIRDEYAFLQKKYPSLANRSGTKYLARTLNRLLMHHIRDCLPELKTRINVLAAQYQSLLNSYGEPVENQSATLLQLITKFAAEYCHTIEGTAKYIETAELCGGARICYIFHETFGRTLESVDPLGGLTTIDVLTAIRNATGPRPALFVPEVSFELLVKRQVKRLEEPSLRCVELVHEEMQRIIQHCSNYSTQELLRFPKLHDAIVEVVTSLLRKRLPVTNDMVHNLVAIELAYINTKHPDFADACGLMNHNIEEQRRNRMRDLPSAVPRDKQAAAAGAQSASSSDQTDSSGTGNWRGMLKRGEDGMAGDRTVPQTPLLNSPQKGHAVNLLDVPVPVSRKLSAREQRDCEVIERLIKSYFLIVRKNIQDSVPKAVMHFLVNHVKDCLQSELVGQLYKSVLLDDLLTESEDMAQRRNEAADMLKALQKASQVIAEIRETHLW, from the exons ATGGAGGCCCTCATACCTGTCATAAACAAACTGCAAGATGTTTTTAACACGGTGGGCGCCGACATCATTCAGCTCCCGCAAATAGTTGTTGTGGGCACGCAG AGCAGCGGCAAGAGTTCTGTTTTAGAGAGCCTTGTCGGCAGGGATGTACTACCACGTGGCACAGGCATCGTAACACGGCGGCCCCTCATTTTCCAGCTTGTCCATGTCGACCCTGAAGACCGTCGGAAGACCAACGAGGAGAATG GCATCGATGGTGAGGAATGGGGGAAATTTTTGCACACCAAAAATAAG atctacACAAATTTTGAGGAGATCCGTCAAGAAATTGAAGCAGAAACGGAAAGAATATCAGGCATGAACAAG GGTATCAGTGATGAACCTATTCACCTCAAAGTCTTCTCACCTAATGTTGTCAACCTCACACTAGTGGATCTGCCTGGCATTACAAAG GTGCCAGTTGGAGACCAGCCCAAAGACATTGAGATTCAGATCCGTGAACTGATCGTGAAGTACATTTCCAACCCCAACTCCATAATCCTAGCTGTAACTGCTGCCAACACAGACATGGCGACATCAGAGGCCCTTAAGGTGGCTCGCGAAGTTGACCCTGATG GCAGGAGGACGCTAGCAGTAGTCACCAAGCTGGATCTGATGGACGCCGGAACAGACGCCATGGATATCCTGATGGGCCGAGTCATTCCTGTTAAACTTGGCATTATTGGAGTTGTCAACAG GAGCCAGCTGGATATCAATCAGAAGAAATCAGTTGCAGATGCTATCCGTGATGAATACGCTTTCCTACAAAAGAAGTACCCCTCACTAGCAAACAGAAGTGGAACTAAATATCTAGCCAGGACATTGAACAG ATTGCTGATGCACCACATCAGAGACTGCCTTCCAGAGCTGAAAACCAGGATCAACGTGTTGGCGGCTCAGTACCAGTCGCTTCTCAACAGCTACGGTGAGCCAGTGGAGAACCAGAGCGCCACCTTGCTGCAACTAATCACCAAATTTGCTGCTGAGTATTGCCACACCATCGAAGGCACGGCAAAGTACATAGAGACTGCTGAACT CTGTGGCGGCGCGAGGATCTGCTATATATTCCACGAAACGTTCGGTCGTACTTTGGAGTCTGTGGATCCCCTGGGCGGTCTGACCACCATCGATGTTCTCACAGCAATCCGAAATgctaca GGGCCTAGACCTGCTTTGTTTGTGCCTGAGGTTTCATTTGAGTTACTCGTCAAGAGACAAGTAAAGCGCCTGGAGGAACCCAGTCTGCGCTGCGTGGAGCTGGTTCATGAGGAAATGCAGAGGATCATTCAACACTGCAGCAACTACAGCACACAG GAGCTGCTGAGATTTCCGAAGCTTCACGATGCTATCGTTGAAGTGGTCACATCCCTGTTGAGAAAGAGACTGCCGGTGACTAATGATATG GTTCACAACCTGGTTGCTATCGAGCTGGCGTACATCAACACCAAACACCCAGACTTTGCTGATGCCTGCGGTCTCATGAACCATAACATTGAA GAGCAAAGACGCAACAGAATGAGGGATCTACCCTCTGCTGTCCCTCGGGACAAG CAGGCGGCAGCAGCCGGCGCTCAGAGTGCATCCTCCAGCGATCAGACCGACAGCAGCGGGACAGGGAACTGGAGAGGGATGCTGAAAAGAGGGGAGGATGGCATGGCAGGTGACAGGACAGTGCCCCAGACCCCCCTCCTCAACAGCCCCCAGAAGGGCCATGCTGTTAATTTGCTTGATGTG CCTGTTCCAGTCTCCAGGAAGCTATCCGCTCGGGAACAGAGAGACTGCGAAGTCATTGAGAGACTTATCAAGTCCTATTTTCTTATTGTGCGGAAAAACATTCAGGATAG CGTGCCTAAGGCGGTGATGCACTTCCTGGTGAACCACGTGAAGGACTGCCTGCAGAGTGAGCTGGTAGGCCAATTGTATAAGTCGGTGCTGTTGGACGATCTGCTGACGGAATCGGAGGACATGGCGCAGCGACGCAACGAGGCAGCAGACATGCTCAAG GCGCTGCAGAAAGCTAGCCAGGTGATCGCAGAGATCAGAGAAACGCACTTATGGTGA
- the tnnt2d gene encoding troponin T2d, cardiac: MSDTEEVMDEETQEEEDDSKPKPKFMSNIAAPKIPDGEKVDFDDIHRKRQEKDLSELQSLIEAHFIQRKKEEEELVALVNRIEKRRAERAEQQRIRAEREKERQARLAEEKERREQEEQRKKYDEDAKKKKVLSTMTQQYGAGQKSEKKGKKQTEREKKKKILAERRKPLNIDHLSDDKLKEKANELWQWLMQLETEKYDLNDKFKRQKSDINLLLVRVQDHQSAKGRGKGKMGARLR; the protein is encoded by the exons ATGTCTGACACAGAAGAGGTCATGGACGAGGAAACTCA GGAGGAAGAAG ATGACTCAAAGCCGAAGCCAAA ATTCATGTCAAACATTGCCGCCCCAAAGATCCCTGATGGCGAGAAAGTGGATTTTGAT GACATCCACAGGAAACGTCAGGAGAAAGATCTGTCAGAGTTGCAATCGCTCATCGAGGCTCACTTCATCCAGAGAAAGAAGGAGGAAGAGGAGCTCGTCGCCCTTGTCAACAGAATT GAGAAGCGCCGTGCCGAGAGGGCTGAGCAGCAAAGGATCCGGGCCGAGAGGGAGAAGGAGAGGCAGGCCAGGCTTGCT GAAGAGAAGGAGCGCAGGGAGCAGGAGGAGCAGAGAAAGAAGTACGATGAAGACGCCAAGAAGAAGAAGGTCCTCTCCACCATGACCCAGCAGTATGGCGCCGGACAGAAG AGCGAAAAGAAAGGCAAAAagcagacagagagagagaagaagaagaagattcTGGCTGAGCGCAGGAAGCCGCTCAACATCGACCACTTGAGTGACGACAAACTCAA GGAGAAGGCTAACGAGTTGTGGCAGTGGCTGATGCAATTGGAGACGGAGAAGTACGACCTTAACGACAAATTCAAAAGGCAGAAGAGTGAT ATCAACCTGCTCCTTGTCCGAGTGCAGGATCACCAGAG TGCCAAGGGTCGTGGCAAGGGCAAGATGGGAGCTCGGCTGAGGTAG
- the dnajb9a gene encoding dnaJ homolog subfamily B member 9a yields the protein MANAQSALKMAVCLLVIAELLLAKKDYYDILGVPKDATERQIKKAFHRLAMRYHPDKNKNPDAEVRFREIAEAYETLSDTTRRREYDQFGAGAFYFTGGRQQRPNPHQPFTFKFDDIFKDFDMYSHNNRHARRRQPFDEHSQREPHSRHRRQFQGSGVFGDVFDDIEKMFAVHRHPTHTEGVFRTTSKQHCRTVTQRRGNMVTTYTDCTAP from the exons ATGGCTAATGCTCAGTCTGCTCTAAAGATGGCCGTGTGCCTGCTAGTGATTGCAGAGCTGCTTCTTGCCAAGAAGGACTACTACGACATACTGGGAGTGCCCAAAGACGCCACTGAGCGGCAGATTAAGAAAGCTTTTCACAGGCTTGCCATGAGGTACCATCCCGATAAGAACAAAAACCCCGACGCTGAAGTGAGATTCAGGGAAATTGCTGAAG ctTATGAAACCTTATCTGACACGACGAGAAGACGTGAGTACGACCAGTTTGGTGCTGGCGCTTTTTATTTCACAGGAGGGAGGCAGCAGCGACCAAACCCGCACCAACCTTTCACCTTCAAATTCGATGACATCTTCAAGGACTTTGACATGTACAGCCATAACAACAGACACGCCCGGCGCAGGCAACCCTTCGATGAACATTCGCAAAGAGAACCCCATAGCCGACACAGACGGCAATTTCAAGGATCAGGCGTCTTTGGGGATGTGTTTGACGACATCGAGAAGATGTTCGCCGTCCACAGGCACCCAACACACACGGAAGGCGTCTTTCGTACTACATCCAAACAGCACTGTAGAACAGTGACGCAGCGCAGAGGGAATATGGTTACCACATACACAGACTGCACTGCACCATAG
- the dnm1l gene encoding dynamin-1-like protein isoform X4, whose protein sequence is MEALIPVINKLQDVFNTVGADIIQLPQIVVVGTQSSGKSSVLESLVGRDVLPRGTGIVTRRPLIFQLVHVDPEDRRKTNEENGIDGEEWGKFLHTKNKIYTNFEEIRQEIEAETERISGMNKGISDEPIHLKVFSPNVVNLTLVDLPGITKVPVGDQPKDIEIQIRELIVKYISNPNSIILAVTAANTDMATSEALKVAREVDPDGRRTLAVVTKLDLMDAGTDAMDILMGRVIPVKLGIIGVVNRSQLDINQKKSVADAIRDEYAFLQKKYPSLANRSGTKYLARTLNRLLMHHIRDCLPELKTRINVLAAQYQSLLNSYGEPVENQSATLLQLITKFAAEYCHTIEGTAKYIETAELCGGARICYIFHETFGRTLESVDPLGGLTTIDVLTAIRNATGPRPALFVPEVSFELLVKRQVKRLEEPSLRCVELVHEEMQRIIQHCSNYSTQELLRFPKLHDAIVEVVTSLLRKRLPVTNDMVHNLVAIELAYINTKHPDFADACGLMNHNIEEQRRNRMRDLPSAVPRDKAAAAGAQSASSSDQTDSSGTGNWRGMLKRGEDGMAGDRTVPQTPLLNSPQKGHAVNLLDVPVPVSRKLSAREQRDCEVIERLIKSYFLIVRKNIQDSVPKAVMHFLVNHVKDCLQSELVGQLYKSVLLDDLLTESEDMAQRRNEAADMLKALQKASQVIAEIRETHLW, encoded by the exons ATGGAGGCCCTCATACCTGTCATAAACAAACTGCAAGATGTTTTTAACACGGTGGGCGCCGACATCATTCAGCTCCCGCAAATAGTTGTTGTGGGCACGCAG AGCAGCGGCAAGAGTTCTGTTTTAGAGAGCCTTGTCGGCAGGGATGTACTACCACGTGGCACAGGCATCGTAACACGGCGGCCCCTCATTTTCCAGCTTGTCCATGTCGACCCTGAAGACCGTCGGAAGACCAACGAGGAGAATG GCATCGATGGTGAGGAATGGGGGAAATTTTTGCACACCAAAAATAAG atctacACAAATTTTGAGGAGATCCGTCAAGAAATTGAAGCAGAAACGGAAAGAATATCAGGCATGAACAAG GGTATCAGTGATGAACCTATTCACCTCAAAGTCTTCTCACCTAATGTTGTCAACCTCACACTAGTGGATCTGCCTGGCATTACAAAG GTGCCAGTTGGAGACCAGCCCAAAGACATTGAGATTCAGATCCGTGAACTGATCGTGAAGTACATTTCCAACCCCAACTCCATAATCCTAGCTGTAACTGCTGCCAACACAGACATGGCGACATCAGAGGCCCTTAAGGTGGCTCGCGAAGTTGACCCTGATG GCAGGAGGACGCTAGCAGTAGTCACCAAGCTGGATCTGATGGACGCCGGAACAGACGCCATGGATATCCTGATGGGCCGAGTCATTCCTGTTAAACTTGGCATTATTGGAGTTGTCAACAG GAGCCAGCTGGATATCAATCAGAAGAAATCAGTTGCAGATGCTATCCGTGATGAATACGCTTTCCTACAAAAGAAGTACCCCTCACTAGCAAACAGAAGTGGAACTAAATATCTAGCCAGGACATTGAACAG ATTGCTGATGCACCACATCAGAGACTGCCTTCCAGAGCTGAAAACCAGGATCAACGTGTTGGCGGCTCAGTACCAGTCGCTTCTCAACAGCTACGGTGAGCCAGTGGAGAACCAGAGCGCCACCTTGCTGCAACTAATCACCAAATTTGCTGCTGAGTATTGCCACACCATCGAAGGCACGGCAAAGTACATAGAGACTGCTGAACT CTGTGGCGGCGCGAGGATCTGCTATATATTCCACGAAACGTTCGGTCGTACTTTGGAGTCTGTGGATCCCCTGGGCGGTCTGACCACCATCGATGTTCTCACAGCAATCCGAAATgctaca GGGCCTAGACCTGCTTTGTTTGTGCCTGAGGTTTCATTTGAGTTACTCGTCAAGAGACAAGTAAAGCGCCTGGAGGAACCCAGTCTGCGCTGCGTGGAGCTGGTTCATGAGGAAATGCAGAGGATCATTCAACACTGCAGCAACTACAGCACACAG GAGCTGCTGAGATTTCCGAAGCTTCACGATGCTATCGTTGAAGTGGTCACATCCCTGTTGAGAAAGAGACTGCCGGTGACTAATGATATG GTTCACAACCTGGTTGCTATCGAGCTGGCGTACATCAACACCAAACACCCAGACTTTGCTGATGCCTGCGGTCTCATGAACCATAACATTGAA GAGCAAAGACGCAACAGAATGAGGGATCTACCCTCTGCTGTCCCTCGGGACAAG GCGGCAGCAGCCGGCGCTCAGAGTGCATCCTCCAGCGATCAGACCGACAGCAGCGGGACAGGGAACTGGAGAGGGATGCTGAAAAGAGGGGAGGATGGCATGGCAGGTGACAGGACAGTGCCCCAGACCCCCCTCCTCAACAGCCCCCAGAAGGGCCATGCTGTTAATTTGCTTGATGTG CCTGTTCCAGTCTCCAGGAAGCTATCCGCTCGGGAACAGAGAGACTGCGAAGTCATTGAGAGACTTATCAAGTCCTATTTTCTTATTGTGCGGAAAAACATTCAGGATAG CGTGCCTAAGGCGGTGATGCACTTCCTGGTGAACCACGTGAAGGACTGCCTGCAGAGTGAGCTGGTAGGCCAATTGTATAAGTCGGTGCTGTTGGACGATCTGCTGACGGAATCGGAGGACATGGCGCAGCGACGCAACGAGGCAGCAGACATGCTCAAG GCGCTGCAGAAAGCTAGCCAGGTGATCGCAGAGATCAGAGAAACGCACTTATGGTGA
- the dnm1l gene encoding dynamin-1-like protein isoform X1, whose product MEALIPVINKLQDVFNTVGADIIQLPQIVVVGTQSSGKSSVLESLVGRDVLPRGTGIVTRRPLIFQLVHVDPEDRRKTNEENEFKKNGRFYRGIDGEEWGKFLHTKNKIYTNFEEIRQEIEAETERISGMNKGISDEPIHLKVFSPNVVNLTLVDLPGITKVPVGDQPKDIEIQIRELIVKYISNPNSIILAVTAANTDMATSEALKVAREVDPDGRRTLAVVTKLDLMDAGTDAMDILMGRVIPVKLGIIGVVNRSQLDINQKKSVADAIRDEYAFLQKKYPSLANRSGTKYLARTLNRLLMHHIRDCLPELKTRINVLAAQYQSLLNSYGEPVENQSATLLQLITKFAAEYCHTIEGTAKYIETAELCGGARICYIFHETFGRTLESVDPLGGLTTIDVLTAIRNATGPRPALFVPEVSFELLVKRQVKRLEEPSLRCVELVHEEMQRIIQHCSNYSTQELLRFPKLHDAIVEVVTSLLRKRLPVTNDMVHNLVAIELAYINTKHPDFADACGLMNHNIEEQRRNRMRDLPSAVPRDKQAAAAGAQSASSSDQTDSSGTGNWRGMLKRGEDGMAGDRTVPQTPLLNSPQKGHAVNLLDVPVPVSRKLSAREQRDCEVIERLIKSYFLIVRKNIQDSVPKAVMHFLVNHVKDCLQSELVGQLYKSVLLDDLLTESEDMAQRRNEAADMLKALQKASQVIAEIRETHLW is encoded by the exons ATGGAGGCCCTCATACCTGTCATAAACAAACTGCAAGATGTTTTTAACACGGTGGGCGCCGACATCATTCAGCTCCCGCAAATAGTTGTTGTGGGCACGCAG AGCAGCGGCAAGAGTTCTGTTTTAGAGAGCCTTGTCGGCAGGGATGTACTACCACGTGGCACAGGCATCGTAACACGGCGGCCCCTCATTTTCCAGCTTGTCCATGTCGACCCTGAAGACCGTCGGAAGACCAACGAGGAGAATG AATTCAAGAAAAATGGCCGCTTTTACAGAG GCATCGATGGTGAGGAATGGGGGAAATTTTTGCACACCAAAAATAAG atctacACAAATTTTGAGGAGATCCGTCAAGAAATTGAAGCAGAAACGGAAAGAATATCAGGCATGAACAAG GGTATCAGTGATGAACCTATTCACCTCAAAGTCTTCTCACCTAATGTTGTCAACCTCACACTAGTGGATCTGCCTGGCATTACAAAG GTGCCAGTTGGAGACCAGCCCAAAGACATTGAGATTCAGATCCGTGAACTGATCGTGAAGTACATTTCCAACCCCAACTCCATAATCCTAGCTGTAACTGCTGCCAACACAGACATGGCGACATCAGAGGCCCTTAAGGTGGCTCGCGAAGTTGACCCTGATG GCAGGAGGACGCTAGCAGTAGTCACCAAGCTGGATCTGATGGACGCCGGAACAGACGCCATGGATATCCTGATGGGCCGAGTCATTCCTGTTAAACTTGGCATTATTGGAGTTGTCAACAG GAGCCAGCTGGATATCAATCAGAAGAAATCAGTTGCAGATGCTATCCGTGATGAATACGCTTTCCTACAAAAGAAGTACCCCTCACTAGCAAACAGAAGTGGAACTAAATATCTAGCCAGGACATTGAACAG ATTGCTGATGCACCACATCAGAGACTGCCTTCCAGAGCTGAAAACCAGGATCAACGTGTTGGCGGCTCAGTACCAGTCGCTTCTCAACAGCTACGGTGAGCCAGTGGAGAACCAGAGCGCCACCTTGCTGCAACTAATCACCAAATTTGCTGCTGAGTATTGCCACACCATCGAAGGCACGGCAAAGTACATAGAGACTGCTGAACT CTGTGGCGGCGCGAGGATCTGCTATATATTCCACGAAACGTTCGGTCGTACTTTGGAGTCTGTGGATCCCCTGGGCGGTCTGACCACCATCGATGTTCTCACAGCAATCCGAAATgctaca GGGCCTAGACCTGCTTTGTTTGTGCCTGAGGTTTCATTTGAGTTACTCGTCAAGAGACAAGTAAAGCGCCTGGAGGAACCCAGTCTGCGCTGCGTGGAGCTGGTTCATGAGGAAATGCAGAGGATCATTCAACACTGCAGCAACTACAGCACACAG GAGCTGCTGAGATTTCCGAAGCTTCACGATGCTATCGTTGAAGTGGTCACATCCCTGTTGAGAAAGAGACTGCCGGTGACTAATGATATG GTTCACAACCTGGTTGCTATCGAGCTGGCGTACATCAACACCAAACACCCAGACTTTGCTGATGCCTGCGGTCTCATGAACCATAACATTGAA GAGCAAAGACGCAACAGAATGAGGGATCTACCCTCTGCTGTCCCTCGGGACAAG CAGGCGGCAGCAGCCGGCGCTCAGAGTGCATCCTCCAGCGATCAGACCGACAGCAGCGGGACAGGGAACTGGAGAGGGATGCTGAAAAGAGGGGAGGATGGCATGGCAGGTGACAGGACAGTGCCCCAGACCCCCCTCCTCAACAGCCCCCAGAAGGGCCATGCTGTTAATTTGCTTGATGTG CCTGTTCCAGTCTCCAGGAAGCTATCCGCTCGGGAACAGAGAGACTGCGAAGTCATTGAGAGACTTATCAAGTCCTATTTTCTTATTGTGCGGAAAAACATTCAGGATAG CGTGCCTAAGGCGGTGATGCACTTCCTGGTGAACCACGTGAAGGACTGCCTGCAGAGTGAGCTGGTAGGCCAATTGTATAAGTCGGTGCTGTTGGACGATCTGCTGACGGAATCGGAGGACATGGCGCAGCGACGCAACGAGGCAGCAGACATGCTCAAG GCGCTGCAGAAAGCTAGCCAGGTGATCGCAGAGATCAGAGAAACGCACTTATGGTGA
- the dnm1l gene encoding dynamin-1-like protein isoform X2 → MEALIPVINKLQDVFNTVGADIIQLPQIVVVGTQSSGKSSVLESLVGRDVLPRGTGIVTRRPLIFQLVHVDPEDRRKTNEENEFKKNGRFYRGIDGEEWGKFLHTKNKIYTNFEEIRQEIEAETERISGMNKGISDEPIHLKVFSPNVVNLTLVDLPGITKVPVGDQPKDIEIQIRELIVKYISNPNSIILAVTAANTDMATSEALKVAREVDPDGRRTLAVVTKLDLMDAGTDAMDILMGRVIPVKLGIIGVVNRSQLDINQKKSVADAIRDEYAFLQKKYPSLANRSGTKYLARTLNRLLMHHIRDCLPELKTRINVLAAQYQSLLNSYGEPVENQSATLLQLITKFAAEYCHTIEGTAKYIETAELCGGARICYIFHETFGRTLESVDPLGGLTTIDVLTAIRNATGPRPALFVPEVSFELLVKRQVKRLEEPSLRCVELVHEEMQRIIQHCSNYSTQELLRFPKLHDAIVEVVTSLLRKRLPVTNDMVHNLVAIELAYINTKHPDFADACGLMNHNIEEQRRNRMRDLPSAVPRDKAAAAGAQSASSSDQTDSSGTGNWRGMLKRGEDGMAGDRTVPQTPLLNSPQKGHAVNLLDVPVPVSRKLSAREQRDCEVIERLIKSYFLIVRKNIQDSVPKAVMHFLVNHVKDCLQSELVGQLYKSVLLDDLLTESEDMAQRRNEAADMLKALQKASQVIAEIRETHLW, encoded by the exons ATGGAGGCCCTCATACCTGTCATAAACAAACTGCAAGATGTTTTTAACACGGTGGGCGCCGACATCATTCAGCTCCCGCAAATAGTTGTTGTGGGCACGCAG AGCAGCGGCAAGAGTTCTGTTTTAGAGAGCCTTGTCGGCAGGGATGTACTACCACGTGGCACAGGCATCGTAACACGGCGGCCCCTCATTTTCCAGCTTGTCCATGTCGACCCTGAAGACCGTCGGAAGACCAACGAGGAGAATG AATTCAAGAAAAATGGCCGCTTTTACAGAG GCATCGATGGTGAGGAATGGGGGAAATTTTTGCACACCAAAAATAAG atctacACAAATTTTGAGGAGATCCGTCAAGAAATTGAAGCAGAAACGGAAAGAATATCAGGCATGAACAAG GGTATCAGTGATGAACCTATTCACCTCAAAGTCTTCTCACCTAATGTTGTCAACCTCACACTAGTGGATCTGCCTGGCATTACAAAG GTGCCAGTTGGAGACCAGCCCAAAGACATTGAGATTCAGATCCGTGAACTGATCGTGAAGTACATTTCCAACCCCAACTCCATAATCCTAGCTGTAACTGCTGCCAACACAGACATGGCGACATCAGAGGCCCTTAAGGTGGCTCGCGAAGTTGACCCTGATG GCAGGAGGACGCTAGCAGTAGTCACCAAGCTGGATCTGATGGACGCCGGAACAGACGCCATGGATATCCTGATGGGCCGAGTCATTCCTGTTAAACTTGGCATTATTGGAGTTGTCAACAG GAGCCAGCTGGATATCAATCAGAAGAAATCAGTTGCAGATGCTATCCGTGATGAATACGCTTTCCTACAAAAGAAGTACCCCTCACTAGCAAACAGAAGTGGAACTAAATATCTAGCCAGGACATTGAACAG ATTGCTGATGCACCACATCAGAGACTGCCTTCCAGAGCTGAAAACCAGGATCAACGTGTTGGCGGCTCAGTACCAGTCGCTTCTCAACAGCTACGGTGAGCCAGTGGAGAACCAGAGCGCCACCTTGCTGCAACTAATCACCAAATTTGCTGCTGAGTATTGCCACACCATCGAAGGCACGGCAAAGTACATAGAGACTGCTGAACT CTGTGGCGGCGCGAGGATCTGCTATATATTCCACGAAACGTTCGGTCGTACTTTGGAGTCTGTGGATCCCCTGGGCGGTCTGACCACCATCGATGTTCTCACAGCAATCCGAAATgctaca GGGCCTAGACCTGCTTTGTTTGTGCCTGAGGTTTCATTTGAGTTACTCGTCAAGAGACAAGTAAAGCGCCTGGAGGAACCCAGTCTGCGCTGCGTGGAGCTGGTTCATGAGGAAATGCAGAGGATCATTCAACACTGCAGCAACTACAGCACACAG GAGCTGCTGAGATTTCCGAAGCTTCACGATGCTATCGTTGAAGTGGTCACATCCCTGTTGAGAAAGAGACTGCCGGTGACTAATGATATG GTTCACAACCTGGTTGCTATCGAGCTGGCGTACATCAACACCAAACACCCAGACTTTGCTGATGCCTGCGGTCTCATGAACCATAACATTGAA GAGCAAAGACGCAACAGAATGAGGGATCTACCCTCTGCTGTCCCTCGGGACAAG GCGGCAGCAGCCGGCGCTCAGAGTGCATCCTCCAGCGATCAGACCGACAGCAGCGGGACAGGGAACTGGAGAGGGATGCTGAAAAGAGGGGAGGATGGCATGGCAGGTGACAGGACAGTGCCCCAGACCCCCCTCCTCAACAGCCCCCAGAAGGGCCATGCTGTTAATTTGCTTGATGTG CCTGTTCCAGTCTCCAGGAAGCTATCCGCTCGGGAACAGAGAGACTGCGAAGTCATTGAGAGACTTATCAAGTCCTATTTTCTTATTGTGCGGAAAAACATTCAGGATAG CGTGCCTAAGGCGGTGATGCACTTCCTGGTGAACCACGTGAAGGACTGCCTGCAGAGTGAGCTGGTAGGCCAATTGTATAAGTCGGTGCTGTTGGACGATCTGCTGACGGAATCGGAGGACATGGCGCAGCGACGCAACGAGGCAGCAGACATGCTCAAG GCGCTGCAGAAAGCTAGCCAGGTGATCGCAGAGATCAGAGAAACGCACTTATGGTGA